attttgaaCCAGATTCTAACAACTGATAATGGAAAAGGAaatcttaattttattcttaactACTCTATAATTTTGGCAACCTGGtacaataattttcttaaaatagtatTGGCCAAATGTGCTTTGTCCCAAAGGATAGTGAGTTTAAAACCATAGTTAAATTAATTTGGACAAAGCAGGATTAAACAAAGTcagatgactttctttttttcacagaaGGACTGGTCAAAGTCTCTACCGCTCAAATCCTTTGTTGTCCTCAAGCAGGAGAGTCACATGTATCATTTTCCAAGCCTGCTCACTGAATTCCCTTTTCTGCAGAGCATCTCACAGAATATAGTTTGGGAAATGCAATTCCAGAACCATTATGGAATCCATTTCCATGATATAGCTAAGACTTACCTACAGCCTAAGAATAGAAGCTCTCCTCCAGAAACTTAACAGGAAGAAACTGTTCCTGCCCCAGGTCTGTCCACCACATACCACATCCACAACTGACCAGTTTCTAGACTGAAACGTGGGACTTCAGCAACTGactttccctctccctgcctaTTAGCAACCAAAAGCCTCCTGTGAAAATGTCCTAGCCCCCATTATGCTGGACTGAGCCTCCTGTAATCTTCTCCCTACAAACCAATGTGCCACACCATCTACATTCAGTGAATAGCTGTGCTTTACAAACTTAAGCATACAGGAGCCAAAACTGTGACCCTTAGTTCTCCGTCAATTCAGTAGATAACTATCAAAATGTAGATATTTATAAATGCTGGCAAGAGTGAGAaaatagcaaataattttttaactcttaaaaaaCATGATAATCATCCATACAAAGCAATTTTGATTGAATAAGTTTCTAGTATCTGATTCACTAGGCTACAGAAGCTAAAATGCCACCAGATTCCTTCCTGCTGTTTCTCTGACTTCAGAGCTGTTAGGAGTTTTGTCACTGGGAATAAAGAATCAGATTAATTCCTCATTTTGAAGGTTATCCCATTCCTAGGAAAATATTATAAGGTGGCCCTGTTTTTCCCAAAAGAGGTATTTCGACGTTTGTTGAGGCCAAAATTGTGCCATATCTATCTTGCACATACATGAGACTAACGCAGCAGGACTGCCTATCTCTATAAAAATAATCACACAAGTACCCTATGCGGCCACTAGATGGCAATCTTTCAAAAGGTTAAACTTTTAACATTTCAACAGCAACCCCACCTTCCTTCCCAAATTGGCAAACGAGGACTccctgtattttgaaattaagaagtCAGACTTAAAAGTTATgtaacatcattttttaaaagttctacaAAACAATATGATGTGACACACTGCAAACTCCTGACtcaaaattctttaaataaagacagacatactTGTCTTCCATAAACCTAGGAGAAACTTGGTTTAACATTCTCATTTGCTTCTTGGTAGAAAACACATTATTTTTGGCAAAGAGAAACCTGTCAAGGCAATGTCACTTTTTGTTTTCAAGAGCTTAACCTTTTCTAGGGTAAGTCCATGAATGAAATTGTTAATTACAAcatattaaacaaaacaaataaatacaaattagataaattagataatttaaaaattaaatatttttactaaaacaaaatacaatcaATGGGCTACTATCTACCCTGCTGTATATGGGGCtttaaagccttttttaaaaaaacctgcataaagcaaaacaaacaaaaaagtttggttttcctttaaaaGCACTGGTGTGtgaatacatatatgcatatatgtaaacAACACATATATtcaagacagaatttttttttatgcttaAGGCTTTCTTGCCTTAACAGGTTCAACAGTGAAGGTCACAGCCTACCAAGCTTTGGAAGTACACAAAAGCCCTTAGGGccagaataatgttttcaaattgGATGGCTAACAACCAAGATATAGAGCAAAGAAAGAGAACGAGAAAAGATTTCAAAGCTAAGTCAATTAGTCACTAAGGATCAAACAATAAACAAAGACAAAGGTGACTAGGGAAGGTAAGGGAGGGGTGTGACAGCAAAAACAAACTCTGGATGAAAAATTAGCATTGTGGAATACAACCGGACAGACggggacacacagacagacagacagacagacacacatacatactccccccacccctcactacAACACACAATAAGAGATCAAAGATAAGAGTTTCTTTTAAGGGACTGTCgacattttgctttgtttcatttaactattttatcaagcttggtgaagtacaaaaataaatagagctaaaaagaatttgaaaacggTAGCTTCTGAAGGTAGCTGTAAAATGATTTAAgtttatgaaaaagacaaaagttgCTGCAATGTCCGATGTTCCAGCACTGAGTAAAACCTTGAAGGCTCTTAAATATGTTATTCAGggaaatctcaaaataaaaatctctagTTGGCCACAGCTGTTTTTAAGGAACCTGGAAATCATGGTTACCTGTTTCAGGACCACAGCCCTTCTGCTGAACACGGGGCAATCTTTGTAAAAACTGCTAGAAGAACTTGGGTTTCTGAAATTTAGGGGGCTGGCTCTTAAGCTTTCAACATTTAAATACTACCTTACTAATGGCtgtgttattttttaatcttatgcATAAACACGGCCTAAAGCCTGCTGAAATTTAGGAAGCAAACTGGATTTACCTACATGAAACAGGAAAGCGAGAAGGTGTTGCCAAACGGCCCTCTGAATGAGATGGTGTATTAATCATCTGTAGCGAATCCACAATTTGAGATTAACAATAATTTTCATTGATATTCACCTATTAAAGAGACTGCCTGTGTGAATTTATCATAGGCAAAATAGAATTACAGGTCTACAGTAAATAAAATGTCacacttttttgttttcagtagtttCAACTGAATGTCCCCTGGAGATAGTCACGTCTCTCAACCGGTACTGCAGGGTATGTGATAACAATAATTTAAAGAATACATGTGATTTTCACAGTGCAGtaacagaaagacagaaactaGGAAAACGTTGTCAGCGGGCTAAAGTAGTGATCAGACTGGCACACATTTCAAAAAAATCCATGGTGTGACTGCCCAGGCGGGGTGGAACTGAAGACAGTGTGCTTGCCGTCAAGGAGCCCGTGAGAGAGCCAGAGAGGGAGTGGCTCTCTGCAGTCACAGAATCCAAACTTGACCTCGGTCTGTGTAAGCCAGCCGCAGAGCAGGACCGCTGAGGTGTTGAGGAACCAGACCTCTGTTCCACCACCTCATCTGAAATGGACCAAAGAAGAGCAATTTATATGAAAGGTATATTTGCTTGAACTCTTCCCATGAAGATATTATACTCAGAATATTAAGTGGTAAACATCTGAGCAAGGACAACTTAACAACAAATGTCATGTTTCAGTGTTTCAGGAGCAGGGGTGGCAGCAGCCCTTCCCTCCCACAATCAGAACACTAAGCACTAAGTGATCCCAGCACTTCCACACAATCAAAACGTGACCCCTAAATCTGTCTCAACGTGGTAGTCGACAGTAACCTTGAAATCCAACTGATACCCCTTACATCTGAAGAAAACACATCTTCGGAGGGTTATTTTCTTGCGGCAGATAAACAAAAAttcattaagataaaaataaaagataccacTGCACAGTAGTTCTGACCCTTCACTGAACACTGCAACTGCCTAGGGGAAGGGGCCAAGGGAAATCCTGTTACAACGCACATTCCCAGTTTCCCAGGACCCATCTCCAGAGATTCTAATTTGCTAGGTCTGGGAGACTTATAAATCTTAATAAAACGGGGTAATTTTGATGAAGATGGTCTGGGGACCATATAAACACAGCTATTGCTAATGGCAGTTCAAGAATAAAGTTTAAATGCTGTTTAAAACAACTTCCCTAACTCTGAACTCAGTTTTTCTCTGGTTCCATCTAGCAGTAGTTTATTCTGCTTGTATCTCACTTGGGCCTCTGAATGGAATAAGCACATTTGCTCAGCCAGGTTTGACTCTTGGCACACGCTAAGTCTTTGGACACAACCACCTCCCCTGACTCCTTTGCCTCCTGGACGGCCATGGGCACTGGAATCCAACCCAAGTCCCAGGAGAAGTCAATCTGATCACCATGGCCACCCAAGATGAAAGAAGCTGATGAACAGGGAAGATGCATATTACAACGCTTACAGATAAAATATGAATGGAGAAATGTGACAAAGAATCTAACAACACAGCTGATTTTAGGTAAAAACTGCTTTCCTGTTGTTCCTTACTTTGCTTCACAGACAACACTTCAAATGACTTTTTCATACCAAGGAAGCACTTCTCTCGGAGAAGTACTGGATTAGAGATTTTCCACATGTCTTCAATCCTTTTTGTTTCACTTACATTTTTAGTTAAACCTAGATTACTTAAAAACCAGTACAGAAGACCTACCCACCATGTCTCTGAGATGGTTTCAACATCTTGTCAACTAGTGCCAAGTTCTATCCTCTCAGAGCTCATGCCTGCGTGGTCTCCTTACCATCAATGCTTTTAAAGTCCAAAAGATAGCTTCTGTTGTCCACCAGGTACAGCTGTAAGCTCATTTTCACATAATTGCCAGTCACTGGATTTCTTCTTCTTACACGTAGATGGTATGCATTTACtacctaaaatgaaaaatcttctttaaggaaaaatattaaaaatgataaattataaaatatctccCTTATTCTTATTGTAAAGAATAATATCAAACAAATAACTGACAGAGGTGGGGTAGAGAAGGAATTCCtgaatgatctttttttttttacattacatAGTAGGTTAGTATTTATTCAAATCCTACTAACAGTACTATGTacaacaattaaaatttaaagagaattcAGAGATTATATAGAGTCTAGCCTTCATCTTAGATAAGCCTCAACTCTAAACTATCAAGAATAATTTTGATTGTCCAGTCTCAACTTGAATACCTTTACCTGTAAATAAAGAGTGGAGGGAATACAGGAGAACAAACATGTTAACGGTTTGCATCAGGCACTGTAACAGGTATCATAATAATCTTGtaaggaataatttttttccctttggaagaTAATAAAACTGCAACTCAGATAAAGAAGATTCTGTgttttcaaaatatcttattaaatTAGTTCCAAAATTTTTTCAGTAATGAATTTATTAACTTCTCTTTtttaactaactaaataaaactgCTTCAGAAAAGGgagatctattttttaaatggttttaaggaaatattattttgtttattcattccatgtacaaataatgaaatgaaaacatgtcaaATGAATATTTACATGGCACGTTTCaaagtttccttcttcctttaaaaacacGTATGTAGTCCTCAAGaaaggaacaagagtaaaagatacCCGAAAATGAAAAATTGCTTTTTCCCCCACATATACCCAAATAGAACTGAAATGAAGCTGaccactaataaaaaaaaaagtaaaatgtgggCTGAGAGTAGAAGAATATAGCGTTACTAAGGACCAAAAGCACTAGCCAAATAAGAGAGATTTTCTCAACTTACAGAAAAGTctttgttgactgaataaatatGTCCTGACGGTCTAATTTGTATTAACCCCTTGCCGCTACAGCTACtggcaaaaaggaaacaaaagaaatctctcttagaaagagagtgagaaaagtAAAAACATACTATCTTTGAAGACACATGACTTTTTACTGTTATGATATATGCTGAAACAGGTAGACTATATTCTCAAGTGATTTCAAGTTGATTCAAACCTCGTTTCCCGGCCAAGAATGCTATTCTATAATTCAAAAATACGAAGTCCTGAACATTAACAGTTCTTCATCCTtacagaaatttgtttattttgttttgaatgcaCATGGTATTTGGAAAGAATGAGGTTTATCAGCCAGAAGCATCGACACCATTAAATTCATATCTAAAtctaaaacaactttttaaattgaCCTTAGTACTCAACTCAGCAGCACAGAACAGCCTACTATTCAAAAAAGGCTTCtacaagggggagggtacagctcagtggtagagtacatgcttagcatgcacaaggtcctgggttcaatccccagtacctccattaaacaaagaagcaaacaaacctacctaattacctcccctccaccaaaaaaaaaatcaaaaacacaaaaaactggCTTTTACAAATGATATTCATATACTACAATTTCCTACCTTCCATTCAAAATCCAGCTGCTTCATAGCTCGATAAACTTCAGCCATAATGTCATATGGTTTGCTTTGACTTCGGATTCCCAGATGCCACTTGGCTTTCTTCACAGCTAATGATTTGGGCTTAGTTGTATTCAGCGCATCCAGTGGGCATCTTGCTTTAGGGCTGTCTGCTATAAGAGGTGGCATCCTTTCTGGATGAGGTTTCAGGCCTGGGGGAATATGCATGGCACTATCATCCATAAAAGAACCAGTTGGGGGACTAGAGGCGAGGTAGAACTCACTGGCTTGGTTCATTATTCTCCGATTGTCAATGATAAGATGATAGGCCACTGCAAGCTGGTCTTGAGGGTCACCACTATATAAACTGTTCATTACTTCTGATTCTGTACACTCAAATTTTTCACACACTTCTTTCACAGCCTCATCATCAATGACGTTAGCATCATAGGAGGGGTCTTCAGGAAATAAGTAATTGGGCAAATCTTGTTTAAACCATTCATGCTCTCTAGGAAAAATACCACAATACACTATTGTAAGAACATGCTTTGGCAAGTCCCAAATAATTCAGACACGGGCTAACACAATATAACAGAATCAGAAAGACCTCGTCTctagccacttactagctctgtgaccctgggtaaGCTAGTTAGCCCCTGCTCTTGCATAACTATGGTTATTTAGACTTGGGTATTTGGctgacattttctcaaaaataaacaaaatgagcctgtcatttcaaagaaaacaacTGGCAGTATTTATTGTCAATGATAAAATTCAAGCTTTCAAGCAAAATGTTAGAATTCTGTATAATTTGTCTCCATGAGTTCGACAGCTCCCCATTACTTAGAAAACTCTTCTAACTTTATAGTGAAGATGATAACGAATATTATTTGATATTATGTAATGAAATATGTCACCATTTGAAAAATCAGTCTACCTCAATAAcccagtattttccaaatgaccaatgcatGATGTTACTAGAATCACACATGAGTAAAAAATTCACCCAAAATGCAAAACAGACCAgtgaattttaatgtaataaagtACAAAAGTTCATTGATTAAGTTTTCTGATTTGAAACTGCAACTAACATGTTAAGCTCTGGTTTAACATCAAAGAATAACATCTGCCACCATCTGAAAGGCTATGAAAATGTTCTTCCCATTTCCAACCACTTATCTGAGATCAGATATTCTTCCTACACTTCAACTAATACAACATAATGGAATAGATAAATGAAGTAGAGATGAGAACCTAGCAGTTGTCTTTGATT
The Camelus dromedarius isolate mCamDro1 chromosome 14, mCamDro1.pat, whole genome shotgun sequence genome window above contains:
- the PRKAA2 gene encoding 5'-AMP-activated protein kinase catalytic subunit alpha-2 isoform X1, whose protein sequence is MAEKQKHDGRVKIGHYVLGDTLGVGTFGKVKIGEHQLTGHKVAVKILNRQKIRSLDVVGKIKREIQNLKLFRHPHIIKLYQVISTPTDFFMVMEYVSGGELFDYICKHGRVEEVEARRLFQQILSAVDYCHRHMVVHRDLKPENVLLDAQMNAKIADFGLSNMMSDGEFLRTSCGSPNYAAPEVISGRLYAGPEVDIWSCGVILYALLCGTLPFDDEHVPTLFKKIRGGVFYIPEYLNRSVATLLMHMLQVDPLKRATIKDIREHEWFKQDLPNYLFPEDPSYDANVIDDEAVKEVCEKFECTESEVMNSLYSGDPQDQLAVAYHLIIDNRRIMNQASEFYLASSPPTGSFMDDSAMHIPPGLKPHPERMPPLIADSPKARCPLDALNTTKPKSLAVKKAKWHLGIRSQSKPYDIMAEVYRAMKQLDFEWKVVNAYHLRVRRRNPVTGNYVKMSLQLYLVDNRSYLLDFKSIDDEVVEQRSGSSTPQRSCSAAGLHRPRSSLDSVTAESHSLSGSLTGSLTASTLSSVPPRLGSHTMDFFEMCASLITTLAR